From one Leptospiraceae bacterium genomic stretch:
- a CDS encoding IS91 family transposase gives METSQQEEMLVRKRILEVAEVFRKNEKEFFSVYGNSLTRNEVKAYYAIRNCRTETLGGHVDKCSHCGFEKNSYNSCRNRHCPKCQFLRKEKWLVKENKNILPVKYFHVVFTLPSELNSLILNNKKIFYSLLFKTVSDTLRKVSKNKKYLNCIPGFLSILHTWGQTLSYHPHIHVLITGGGISADKGKWIDSRDKFFLPIPVLSKLFQRLFLFHLKKYYHGSYLTIPKSCEELNDPSHFQRFLTNLYSKKWIVYTKQPFENPDSVIKYLGRYTHRIAISNQRILEITNNTVTFRYKDYADNDKLKTMTLPCVEFIRRFLMHILPLGFVKIRHYGIIANRSRKDSLELCKSLLKKLNRSLNQKSTPEEWKDILASMIKKILLCSVCKIGSFVSISLIQKQVRPP, from the coding sequence ATGGAAACATCACAACAAGAAGAGATGTTGGTCAGAAAGAGGATACTGGAAGTAGCTGAAGTTTTTCGAAAAAATGAAAAAGAATTCTTTTCTGTCTATGGAAATTCCTTAACTCGAAACGAGGTAAAAGCGTATTATGCGATCAGGAATTGCAGAACAGAGACGCTAGGTGGTCACGTAGATAAATGTAGTCACTGTGGATTCGAAAAGAATTCCTACAATTCCTGTCGAAATCGGCATTGTCCCAAATGTCAGTTTTTGAGAAAAGAGAAATGGTTAGTTAAAGAGAATAAGAATATTTTACCTGTGAAATATTTTCATGTCGTATTTACTCTTCCCAGTGAATTAAACTCACTCATATTAAATAACAAAAAAATATTCTATTCTCTTTTATTTAAAACTGTCTCGGATACTTTAAGAAAGGTAAGTAAGAATAAAAAGTATCTAAATTGTATTCCTGGTTTTTTATCTATTCTACATACTTGGGGACAGACTTTATCTTATCATCCACATATTCATGTTCTAATCACAGGAGGTGGAATTTCTGCGGATAAAGGCAAATGGATCGATTCAAGAGATAAATTCTTTCTGCCGATTCCCGTTCTATCAAAACTATTTCAGAGATTATTTTTATTTCATTTAAAAAAATACTATCATGGAAGTTATCTTACTATTCCCAAAAGTTGTGAAGAATTAAATGATCCATCACACTTTCAAAGATTTTTAACAAACCTCTATTCTAAAAAATGGATCGTATATACAAAACAACCTTTTGAAAATCCCGACTCCGTAATTAAATACCTCGGACGTTATACACACAGGATAGCAATCAGTAACCAGAGAATATTAGAAATCACAAACAATACCGTAACATTCAGATACAAAGATTATGCGGATAATGACAAACTCAAAACAATGACTCTACCATGTGTAGAGTTTATTCGCAGGTTTCTTATGCATATCCTTCCATTAGGATTCGTTAAAATCAGACATTACGGAATCATCGCAAACCGATCTCGCAAAGACTCTCTCGAATTATGTAAGTCACTTCTTAAAAAACTAAATCGTTCTTTAAATCAGAAGTCTACACCGGAAGAATGGAAAGATATTCTTGCGTCCATGATCAAAAAGATTCTCCTATGTAGCGTATGTAAAATTGGCTCTTTCGTATCCATTAGCCTCATCCAAAAACAAGTCCGACCTCCCTAG
- a CDS encoding SH3 domain-containing protein: MNQILKILKLDKEGHMTTKEKIIRILMGILIAISVITCKKETNSETQTNTISSESKPDTQTTNSDNKTYKYVIAKSGLKLREATDTKSKVLTTIPFNTQVEVIGEQEGEEVTKGKSNLWFQISYDGIEGFAYGEFLSDFSNLVKIPDYLIGEYLETTPKDTSCRSDMSSTLYIREGIIICVLGETGQVLVTCIPEKIVEESSKVKMNCLKNPNETTVKKLLGSPIAGVDLQFLPVPNEYILEIKSPSLLKASCHSNGSVDFLSKVEYLKLPLCQNYNDFIP; the protein is encoded by the coding sequence ATGAATCAAATTCTTAAAATCTTAAAACTAGACAAAGAAGGACATATGACAACAAAAGAAAAAATAATCAGAATCTTAATGGGAATTCTCATTGCAATTTCAGTCATTACATGTAAGAAAGAAACAAATTCAGAAACACAAACAAATACTATAAGCAGTGAATCTAAACCAGATACACAAACGACTAACTCGGATAATAAAACCTATAAGTACGTAATTGCGAAATCAGGTCTTAAACTAAGAGAAGCAACTGATACAAAAAGTAAAGTCCTTACAACGATTCCATTTAACACGCAAGTCGAAGTAATCGGCGAACAAGAAGGAGAAGAAGTGACCAAAGGAAAATCAAATCTTTGGTTTCAAATCAGTTACGATGGAATAGAAGGATTTGCCTACGGAGAATTTTTGAGTGACTTCTCCAATCTAGTAAAAATTCCAGATTACTTAATTGGAGAATATTTAGAAACAACTCCAAAGGATACTTCGTGTCGATCAGATATGTCATCGACTTTATATATCCGAGAAGGGATTATAATTTGTGTATTGGGAGAAACGGGACAAGTATTAGTTACATGCATACCAGAAAAAATTGTCGAAGAGAGTTCAAAAGTGAAAATGAATTGTTTAAAAAATCCGAATGAAACCACGGTGAAGAAATTATTAGGTTCTCCCATTGCTGGCGTTGACTTACAATTCTTACCAGTTCCTAATGAATATATACTTGAAATTAAATCACCGTCTTTACTTAAAGCCTCATGCCATTCTAATGGTTCGGTAGATTTTCTCAGTAAAGTAGAATATTTAAAATTGCCACTTTGCCAGAATTACAATGATTTTATTCCTTAA
- a CDS encoding ATP-dependent endonuclease, with the protein MIIKSISIKNFKTFDTNGITITFNDMTALVGENSSGKSNVLEALDIFFNYSKGKIKKESFHHEDISNAIEIEIIFYKLSKDEKEKFNLHLGDDNESLTITQIISNQTEEQDDDSENSETQESVTDLNLVESKHGTKWSVPEEYEWLNCLDKPPAKTKLAAWWRTNLKIGDLDIKSFFQGGMPSQEEYQTQIRMLWDDGKLPRKKFIGDSKVLGFSGILKGNLPKYFYIPALKNINDDLKVSKTSPFGTIISYLTNEIGKEVKEELENKTKLFIKEVISKIDFVDGKSKIEEINRDLNENIGIGIDCELNLQFTPPKIDDLILPKLFGNDGFNSELIHKGHGMQRLAIFALLRTYHQYKNKAGVSNNFIIGIEEPEIYLHPPLKRATYSFLRTLSESGTQILYTTHDSYFLKVETFEEIRIFRKEKYKSPSDTRIKTEINQFSIYELIEFYKKKYNIKNISELSLKHRFYHICDESKNEGFFSKKVILIEGETEKYALPIYFKNKGFDLDLNKISIISAGSVDTISYLLVMFNEFKIPCYVIFDGDKPEYDLKNVPEEKKEDLKNKSNRNKELFSFTGLPITQTELFFPQTTITENVAVWETDFETEFHKNLKEYSAIKGEAKKMYGSDSKPLTGRFFAEKICNDYPKLVNLHIDTLIENIKKCEWKQYIVKK; encoded by the coding sequence ATGATAATCAAATCAATATCAATAAAAAATTTTAAAACATTTGATACTAATGGAATTACTATTACTTTCAATGATATGACAGCATTAGTCGGAGAAAATAGTTCTGGAAAATCAAATGTTTTAGAAGCATTAGATATTTTCTTCAATTACTCTAAAGGCAAAATCAAAAAAGAAAGTTTTCACCATGAAGATATATCTAATGCTATAGAAATAGAAATTATTTTTTATAAATTGAGCAAAGATGAAAAGGAAAAATTTAATTTGCATCTTGGTGATGATAATGAATCACTTACTATTACACAGATAATTTCTAATCAGACAGAAGAGCAAGATGATGATTCTGAAAATTCAGAAACTCAGGAATCCGTAACAGACTTAAACCTCGTTGAATCAAAGCATGGCACCAAGTGGTCCGTTCCAGAAGAATATGAATGGCTAAATTGTTTAGACAAACCGCCCGCTAAAACAAAATTAGCCGCTTGGTGGAGGACAAATTTAAAAATTGGTGACTTAGATATAAAATCTTTTTTCCAAGGAGGAATGCCATCGCAAGAAGAATATCAAACTCAAATAAGAATGCTATGGGATGATGGAAAATTACCTAGGAAAAAATTTATAGGAGATTCCAAAGTTCTTGGCTTTTCTGGGATACTTAAAGGAAATTTGCCTAAATATTTTTATATCCCTGCACTTAAAAACATTAATGACGATTTAAAGGTAAGTAAAACATCTCCCTTTGGAACTATCATTTCTTATCTAACGAATGAAATAGGAAAAGAAGTAAAGGAAGAATTAGAAAATAAAACAAAATTATTCATAAAGGAGGTAATTTCAAAAATTGATTTCGTAGATGGTAAATCAAAAATTGAAGAAATAAATCGTGATTTAAACGAAAACATTGGCATAGGTATAGATTGCGAATTAAACTTGCAGTTCACTCCTCCTAAGATTGATGACTTAATATTACCTAAATTATTTGGAAATGATGGATTCAATTCAGAGCTTATTCATAAAGGACACGGTATGCAACGCTTAGCAATCTTTGCTTTACTCAGAACTTACCACCAATATAAAAATAAAGCTGGAGTTTCTAATAATTTTATAATTGGGATTGAAGAGCCGGAAATATATTTACACCCACCATTAAAAAGAGCAACGTATAGTTTTTTACGAACATTATCAGAATCAGGAACGCAAATACTTTATACAACACACGATAGTTATTTTTTGAAAGTTGAAACATTTGAAGAAATAAGAATTTTTAGAAAGGAAAAATATAAATCTCCATCTGATACTCGCATTAAAACAGAAATTAATCAATTTTCAATTTATGAACTAATTGAATTTTATAAGAAAAAATACAATATTAAAAATATCAGTGAATTAAGTTTAAAACATAGGTTTTACCATATTTGTGATGAGTCAAAAAATGAAGGCTTTTTCTCGAAAAAAGTCATACTGATAGAAGGCGAAACAGAGAAATACGCGTTGCCTATATACTTTAAAAATAAAGGTTTCGATTTAGATTTAAATAAAATTTCGATAATTTCCGCAGGTTCAGTTGATACAATATCTTATTTACTTGTTATGTTCAATGAATTCAAAATCCCGTGCTATGTTATCTTTGATGGCGATAAACCAGAATATGATTTAAAAAATGTTCCGGAAGAAAAGAAAGAAGACTTAAAAAATAAATCAAACCGCAATAAAGAATTGTTTTCATTCACAGGACTTCCTATTACACAAACAGAACTTTTTTTCCCGCAAACAACTATTACGGAAAATGTGGCAGTTTGGGAAACTGATTTTGAAACAGAATTTCATAAAAATTTAAAGGAATATTCTGCAATTAAGGGGGAAGCGAAAAAAATGTATGGTAGTGATAGTAAACCCTTGACAGGTAGATTTTTTGCAGAGAAAATTTGCAATGACTACCCAAAATTAGTCAATCTACATATAGACACGTTGATTGAAAATATTAAAAAATGTGAATGGAAACAGTATATAGTAAAAAAATAA